From Equus przewalskii isolate Varuska chromosome 28, EquPr2, whole genome shotgun sequence, a single genomic window includes:
- the DLC1 gene encoding rho GTPase-activating protein 7 isoform X4, translating into MCREKPDTMILTQIEAKEACDWLRATGFPQYAQLYEDLLFPIDISLVKREHDFLDRDAIEALCRRLNTLNKCAMMKLEISPHRKRSEDSDEDEPCAISGKWTFQRDSKRWSRLEEFDVFFPKQDPVPGSPDDPHLKNATSHESMLTDLSERQEVASVRSLSSTSSLPTHAPHSGDAVTPRTNSVISVCSSGNFVGNDDSFCSLPSPKELSSFSFSMKGHEKNTKSKTHSLLKRMESLKLKGSHHSKHKAPSKLGLIISGPILQEGMDEEKLKQLNCVEISALNGNHINVPMVRKRSVSNSTQTSSSSSQSETSSAVSTPSPVTRTRSLSACNKRVGMYLEGFDPFNQSTFNNVMEQNFKNRESYPEDTVFYIPEDHKPGTFPKALSNGSFSPSGNNSSVNWRTGSFHGPGHISLRRESSSDSPKELKRRNSSSSMSSRLSIYDNVPGSILYSSSGDLADLENEDIFPELDDILYHVKGMQRIVNQWSEKFSDEGDSDSALDSVSPCPSSPKQIHLDVDHDRGTPSDLDSTGNSLNEPEEPADIPERRDSGVGASLTRSNRHRLRWHSFQSSHRPSLNSVSLQINCQSVAQMNLLQKYSLLKLTALLEKYTPSNKHGFSWAVPKFMKRIKVPDYKDRNVFGVPLTINVQRTGQPLPQSIQQAMRYLRNHCLDQVGLFRKSGVKSRIQALRQMNESAIDCVNYEGQSAYDVADMLKQYFRDLPEPLMTNKLSETFLQIYQYVPKDQRLQAIKAAIMLLPDENREVLQTLLYFLSDVTAAVKENQMTPTNLAVCLAPSLFHLNTLKRENSSPRVMQRKQSLGKPDQKDLNENLAATQGLAHMIAECKKLFQVPEEMSRCRNSYTEQELKPLTLEALGRLCNDESADYQHFLQDCVDSLFKEVKDKFKGWVSYSTSEQAELSYKKVSEGPPLRLWRATIEVPAVPEDILKRLLKEQHLWDVDMLDSKVIEILDSQTEIYQYVQNSMAPHPARDYVVLRTWRTNLPKGACALLLTSVDHDRAPVVGVRVNVLLSRYLIEPCGSGKSKLTYMCRADLRGHMPEWYTKSFGHLCAAEVVKIRDSFCNQNTETKDTKSR; encoded by the exons AAATTGAAGCCAAAGAAGCTTGCGATTGGCTCCGGGCAACAGGTTTTCCCCAGTACGCACAGCTTTATGAAG aTCTCCTGTTCCCCATTGATATTTCCTTGGTCAAGAGGGAGCATGATTTTTTGGACAGAGATGCCATTGAGGCTTTATGCAG GCGTCTAAACACTTTAAATAAATGTGCGATGATGAAGCTGGAAATTAGTCCTCATCGGAAGAGA AGTGAGGATTCGGACGAGGATGAGCCTTGTGCAATAAGCGGCAAATGGACTTTCCAGAGGGACAGCAAGCGGTGGTCCCGGCTTGAAGAGTTTGATGTCTTTTTTCCAAAGCAGGACCCAGTCCCTGGGTCCCCCGACGATCCCCACCTGAAGAATGCCACGAGCCACGAAAGCATGCTGACAGACCTCAGCGAGCGCCAGGAGGTGGCTTCTGTCCGCAGCCTCAGCAGCACCAGCAGCCTCCCCACCCATGCTCCCCACAGCGGGGATGCTGTGACACCCCGGACTAACTCTGTCATTAGTGTCTGCTCCTCTGGCAACTTCGTAGGCAATGATGACTCTTTCTGCAGCCTGCCCTCTCCCAAGGAACTGTCCAGCTTCAGCTTTAGCATGAAAGGCCACGAGAAGAACACCAAGTCCAAGACGCACAGTCTGCTGAAACGCATGGAGAGCTTAAAGCTGAAGGGCTCCCACCACAGCAAGCACAAGGCGCCGTCCAAGCTGGGGCTGATCATCAGTGGGCCCATTCTGCAGGAGGGAATGGACGAGGAGAAGCTGAAACAGCTGAACTGCGTGGAGATCTCCGCCCTCAACGGCAACCACATCAACGTCCCCATGGTACGAAAGAGGAGCGTTTCCAACTCCACGCAGACCAGTAGTAGCAGCAGCCAGTCTGAGACCAGCAGCGCCGTCAGCACACCCAGTCCTGTCACCAGGACCCGGAGCCTCAGTGCCTGCAACAAGCGGGTGGGCATGTACCTAGAGGGCTTTGATCCGTTCAATCAGTCGACATTCAACAACGTTATGGAACAGAACTTTAAAAACCGCGAGAGCTACCCAGAGGACACAGTGTTCTACATCCCAGAAGATCACAAGCCTGGCACTTTCCCCAAGGCCCTTTCCAATGGCAGTTTCTCTCCCTCAGGGAATAACAGCTCTGTGAACTGGAGGACTGGAAGCTTCCATGGCCCCGGCCATATCAGCCTGAGGAGGGAAAGCAGCAGCGACAGCCCCAAGGAACTTAAGAGACGCAATTCCTCCAGCTCCATGAGCAGCCGCCTGAGTATCTACGACAATGTGCCAGGCTCCATCCTCTATTCCAGTTCAGGGGACCTAGCCGATCTGGAGAACGAGGACATCTTCCCCGAGCTGGACGACATCCTCTACCACGTGAAGGGGATGCAGAGGATAGTCAACCAGTGGTCGGAGAAGTTTTCAGATGAAGGAGACTCTGACTCAGCCCTGGACTCTGTGTCTCCATGCCCATCCTCTCCCAAACAGATCCACCTGGATGTGGACCACGACCGAGGCACACCCAGCGACCTAGACAGCACAGGCAACTCCCTAAATGAACCTGAGGAGCCCGCTGACATCCCGGAAAGGAGAGATTCTGGAGTTGGGGCCTCCCTGACAAGATCCAATAG GCACAGACTGAGATGGCACAGCTTCCAGAGCTCTCATCGGCCGAGCTTGAACTCTGTATCACTGCAGATTAACTGCCAGTCTGTGGCCCAGATGAACCTGCTGCAGAAATACTCACTGCTGAAGCTGACCGCCCTGCTGGAGAAATACACACCTTCTAATAAGCATGGATTTAGCTG GGCTGTGCCCAAGTTCATGAAGAGGATCAAGGTTCCAGACTACAAGGACCGGAATGTGTTCGGGGTCCCTCTGACCATCAATGTGCagcgcacaggacagcccctgccCCAGAGCATTCAGCAGGCCATGCGCTACCTCCGCAACCATTGCTTGGATCAG GTTGGGCTCTTCAGAAAATCGGGGGTCAAATCCCGGATTCAGGCTCTGCGCCAAATGAATGAAAGCGCCATAGATTGTGTCAACTATGAGGGACAGTCTGCGTATGATGTGGCAGACATGCTGAAGCAGTATTTTCGAGATCTTCCTGAGCCACTAATGACGAACAAACTCTCAGAAACCTTTCTCCAGATCTACCAAT ATGTGCCCAAGGACCAGCGCCTCCAAGCGATCAAGGCTGCCATTATGCTCCTGCCCGATGAGAACCGTGAGGTCCTACAGACACTCCTTTATTTCTTGAGCGATGTCACCGCAGCAGTGAAAGAAAACCAGATGACTCCCACCAACCTGGCCGTGTGCTTGGCGCCTTCCCTCTTCCACCTCAACACCCTCAAGAGAGAGAATTCTTCTCCAAG GGtaatgcaaagaaaacaaagtttgggTAAACCAGATCAGAAAGATTTGAATGAAAACCTCGCTGCCACTCAAGGGCTGGCCCACATGATTGCTGAGTGCAAGAAGCTTTTCCAG GTTCCTGAGGAAATGAGCCGATGTCGGAATTCCTACACTGAACAAGAGCTGAAGCCCCTCACTCTGGAAGCATTGGGGCGCCTTTGTAACGATGAGTCAGCTGACTACCAACACTTCCTCCAGGACTGTGTGGACAGCCTGTTTAAAGAGGTCAAAGACAAGTTTAAAGGCTGGGTCAGCTACTCTACGTCTGAGCAGGCTGAGCTGTCCTATAAGAAG GTGAGTGAAGGACCCCCTCTGAGGCTTTGGAGGGCCACCATTGAAGTCCCTGCCGTGCCTGAGGACATCTTAAAGCGCCTCCTTAAAGAGCAGCACCTTTGGGATGTGGACATGTTGGATTCAAAAGTGATTGAAATCCTGGACAGCCAAACTGAAATCTACCAGTATGTCCAAAACAGCATGGCCCCCCATCCCGCTCGGGACTACGTGGTTTTGAG GACATGGAGGACCAATTTACCCAAGGGAGCGTGTGCCCTTTTACTCACGTCTGTGGATCATGACCGGGCGCCTGTGGTGGGAGTGAGGGTCAATGTGCTCCTGTCCAGGTATCTGATCGAACCCTGCGGGTCCGGGAAATCCAAACTTACCTACATGTGCAGAGCTGACTTAAG GGGCCACATGCCAGAGTGGTATACGAAATCTTTTGGACATTTGTGTGCAGCTGAAGTTGTGAAGATCCGAGACTCTTTCTGTAATCAGAACACTGAAACCAAAGACACCAAATCCAGGTGA
- the DLC1 gene encoding rho GTPase-activating protein 7 isoform X3, translated as MAQPLRAPLRRSFSDHIRDSTARALDAIWKNTRDRRLAEIEAKEACDWLRATGFPQYAQLYEDLLFPIDISLVKREHDFLDRDAIEALCRRLNTLNKCAMMKLEISPHRKRSEDSDEDEPCAISGKWTFQRDSKRWSRLEEFDVFFPKQDPVPGSPDDPHLKNATSHESMLTDLSERQEVASVRSLSSTSSLPTHAPHSGDAVTPRTNSVISVCSSGNFVGNDDSFCSLPSPKELSSFSFSMKGHEKNTKSKTHSLLKRMESLKLKGSHHSKHKAPSKLGLIISGPILQEGMDEEKLKQLNCVEISALNGNHINVPMVRKRSVSNSTQTSSSSSQSETSSAVSTPSPVTRTRSLSACNKRVGMYLEGFDPFNQSTFNNVMEQNFKNRESYPEDTVFYIPEDHKPGTFPKALSNGSFSPSGNNSSVNWRTGSFHGPGHISLRRESSSDSPKELKRRNSSSSMSSRLSIYDNVPGSILYSSSGDLADLENEDIFPELDDILYHVKGMQRIVNQWSEKFSDEGDSDSALDSVSPCPSSPKQIHLDVDHDRGTPSDLDSTGNSLNEPEEPADIPERRDSGVGASLTRSNRHRLRWHSFQSSHRPSLNSVSLQINCQSVAQMNLLQKYSLLKLTALLEKYTPSNKHGFSWAVPKFMKRIKVPDYKDRNVFGVPLTINVQRTGQPLPQSIQQAMRYLRNHCLDQVGLFRKSGVKSRIQALRQMNESAIDCVNYEGQSAYDVADMLKQYFRDLPEPLMTNKLSETFLQIYQYVPKDQRLQAIKAAIMLLPDENREVLQTLLYFLSDVTAAVKENQMTPTNLAVCLAPSLFHLNTLKRENSSPRVMQRKQSLGKPDQKDLNENLAATQGLAHMIAECKKLFQVPEEMSRCRNSYTEQELKPLTLEALGRLCNDESADYQHFLQDCVDSLFKEVKDKFKGWVSYSTSEQAELSYKKVSEGPPLRLWRATIEVPAVPEDILKRLLKEQHLWDVDMLDSKVIEILDSQTEIYQYVQNSMAPHPARDYVVLRTWRTNLPKGACALLLTSVDHDRAPVVGVRVNVLLSRYLIEPCGSGKSKLTYMCRADLRGHMPEWYTKSFGHLCAAEVVKIRDSFCNQNTETKDTKSR; from the exons AAATTGAAGCCAAAGAAGCTTGCGATTGGCTCCGGGCAACAGGTTTTCCCCAGTACGCACAGCTTTATGAAG aTCTCCTGTTCCCCATTGATATTTCCTTGGTCAAGAGGGAGCATGATTTTTTGGACAGAGATGCCATTGAGGCTTTATGCAG GCGTCTAAACACTTTAAATAAATGTGCGATGATGAAGCTGGAAATTAGTCCTCATCGGAAGAGA AGTGAGGATTCGGACGAGGATGAGCCTTGTGCAATAAGCGGCAAATGGACTTTCCAGAGGGACAGCAAGCGGTGGTCCCGGCTTGAAGAGTTTGATGTCTTTTTTCCAAAGCAGGACCCAGTCCCTGGGTCCCCCGACGATCCCCACCTGAAGAATGCCACGAGCCACGAAAGCATGCTGACAGACCTCAGCGAGCGCCAGGAGGTGGCTTCTGTCCGCAGCCTCAGCAGCACCAGCAGCCTCCCCACCCATGCTCCCCACAGCGGGGATGCTGTGACACCCCGGACTAACTCTGTCATTAGTGTCTGCTCCTCTGGCAACTTCGTAGGCAATGATGACTCTTTCTGCAGCCTGCCCTCTCCCAAGGAACTGTCCAGCTTCAGCTTTAGCATGAAAGGCCACGAGAAGAACACCAAGTCCAAGACGCACAGTCTGCTGAAACGCATGGAGAGCTTAAAGCTGAAGGGCTCCCACCACAGCAAGCACAAGGCGCCGTCCAAGCTGGGGCTGATCATCAGTGGGCCCATTCTGCAGGAGGGAATGGACGAGGAGAAGCTGAAACAGCTGAACTGCGTGGAGATCTCCGCCCTCAACGGCAACCACATCAACGTCCCCATGGTACGAAAGAGGAGCGTTTCCAACTCCACGCAGACCAGTAGTAGCAGCAGCCAGTCTGAGACCAGCAGCGCCGTCAGCACACCCAGTCCTGTCACCAGGACCCGGAGCCTCAGTGCCTGCAACAAGCGGGTGGGCATGTACCTAGAGGGCTTTGATCCGTTCAATCAGTCGACATTCAACAACGTTATGGAACAGAACTTTAAAAACCGCGAGAGCTACCCAGAGGACACAGTGTTCTACATCCCAGAAGATCACAAGCCTGGCACTTTCCCCAAGGCCCTTTCCAATGGCAGTTTCTCTCCCTCAGGGAATAACAGCTCTGTGAACTGGAGGACTGGAAGCTTCCATGGCCCCGGCCATATCAGCCTGAGGAGGGAAAGCAGCAGCGACAGCCCCAAGGAACTTAAGAGACGCAATTCCTCCAGCTCCATGAGCAGCCGCCTGAGTATCTACGACAATGTGCCAGGCTCCATCCTCTATTCCAGTTCAGGGGACCTAGCCGATCTGGAGAACGAGGACATCTTCCCCGAGCTGGACGACATCCTCTACCACGTGAAGGGGATGCAGAGGATAGTCAACCAGTGGTCGGAGAAGTTTTCAGATGAAGGAGACTCTGACTCAGCCCTGGACTCTGTGTCTCCATGCCCATCCTCTCCCAAACAGATCCACCTGGATGTGGACCACGACCGAGGCACACCCAGCGACCTAGACAGCACAGGCAACTCCCTAAATGAACCTGAGGAGCCCGCTGACATCCCGGAAAGGAGAGATTCTGGAGTTGGGGCCTCCCTGACAAGATCCAATAG GCACAGACTGAGATGGCACAGCTTCCAGAGCTCTCATCGGCCGAGCTTGAACTCTGTATCACTGCAGATTAACTGCCAGTCTGTGGCCCAGATGAACCTGCTGCAGAAATACTCACTGCTGAAGCTGACCGCCCTGCTGGAGAAATACACACCTTCTAATAAGCATGGATTTAGCTG GGCTGTGCCCAAGTTCATGAAGAGGATCAAGGTTCCAGACTACAAGGACCGGAATGTGTTCGGGGTCCCTCTGACCATCAATGTGCagcgcacaggacagcccctgccCCAGAGCATTCAGCAGGCCATGCGCTACCTCCGCAACCATTGCTTGGATCAG GTTGGGCTCTTCAGAAAATCGGGGGTCAAATCCCGGATTCAGGCTCTGCGCCAAATGAATGAAAGCGCCATAGATTGTGTCAACTATGAGGGACAGTCTGCGTATGATGTGGCAGACATGCTGAAGCAGTATTTTCGAGATCTTCCTGAGCCACTAATGACGAACAAACTCTCAGAAACCTTTCTCCAGATCTACCAAT ATGTGCCCAAGGACCAGCGCCTCCAAGCGATCAAGGCTGCCATTATGCTCCTGCCCGATGAGAACCGTGAGGTCCTACAGACACTCCTTTATTTCTTGAGCGATGTCACCGCAGCAGTGAAAGAAAACCAGATGACTCCCACCAACCTGGCCGTGTGCTTGGCGCCTTCCCTCTTCCACCTCAACACCCTCAAGAGAGAGAATTCTTCTCCAAG GGtaatgcaaagaaaacaaagtttgggTAAACCAGATCAGAAAGATTTGAATGAAAACCTCGCTGCCACTCAAGGGCTGGCCCACATGATTGCTGAGTGCAAGAAGCTTTTCCAG GTTCCTGAGGAAATGAGCCGATGTCGGAATTCCTACACTGAACAAGAGCTGAAGCCCCTCACTCTGGAAGCATTGGGGCGCCTTTGTAACGATGAGTCAGCTGACTACCAACACTTCCTCCAGGACTGTGTGGACAGCCTGTTTAAAGAGGTCAAAGACAAGTTTAAAGGCTGGGTCAGCTACTCTACGTCTGAGCAGGCTGAGCTGTCCTATAAGAAG GTGAGTGAAGGACCCCCTCTGAGGCTTTGGAGGGCCACCATTGAAGTCCCTGCCGTGCCTGAGGACATCTTAAAGCGCCTCCTTAAAGAGCAGCACCTTTGGGATGTGGACATGTTGGATTCAAAAGTGATTGAAATCCTGGACAGCCAAACTGAAATCTACCAGTATGTCCAAAACAGCATGGCCCCCCATCCCGCTCGGGACTACGTGGTTTTGAG GACATGGAGGACCAATTTACCCAAGGGAGCGTGTGCCCTTTTACTCACGTCTGTGGATCATGACCGGGCGCCTGTGGTGGGAGTGAGGGTCAATGTGCTCCTGTCCAGGTATCTGATCGAACCCTGCGGGTCCGGGAAATCCAAACTTACCTACATGTGCAGAGCTGACTTAAG GGGCCACATGCCAGAGTGGTATACGAAATCTTTTGGACATTTGTGTGCAGCTGAAGTTGTGAAGATCCGAGACTCTTTCTGTAATCAGAACACTGAAACCAAAGACACCAAATCCAGGTGA
- the DLC1 gene encoding rho GTPase-activating protein 7 isoform X2, whose translation MCREKPDTMILTRKLDLCLAVGPAAGASCGGDSPWRKCHPALSSRCLTFCAFETLSKEARDRVARVSWSGGEIEAKEACDWLRATGFPQYAQLYEDLLFPIDISLVKREHDFLDRDAIEALCRRLNTLNKCAMMKLEISPHRKRSEDSDEDEPCAISGKWTFQRDSKRWSRLEEFDVFFPKQDPVPGSPDDPHLKNATSHESMLTDLSERQEVASVRSLSSTSSLPTHAPHSGDAVTPRTNSVISVCSSGNFVGNDDSFCSLPSPKELSSFSFSMKGHEKNTKSKTHSLLKRMESLKLKGSHHSKHKAPSKLGLIISGPILQEGMDEEKLKQLNCVEISALNGNHINVPMVRKRSVSNSTQTSSSSSQSETSSAVSTPSPVTRTRSLSACNKRVGMYLEGFDPFNQSTFNNVMEQNFKNRESYPEDTVFYIPEDHKPGTFPKALSNGSFSPSGNNSSVNWRTGSFHGPGHISLRRESSSDSPKELKRRNSSSSMSSRLSIYDNVPGSILYSSSGDLADLENEDIFPELDDILYHVKGMQRIVNQWSEKFSDEGDSDSALDSVSPCPSSPKQIHLDVDHDRGTPSDLDSTGNSLNEPEEPADIPERRDSGVGASLTRSNRHRLRWHSFQSSHRPSLNSVSLQINCQSVAQMNLLQKYSLLKLTALLEKYTPSNKHGFSWAVPKFMKRIKVPDYKDRNVFGVPLTINVQRTGQPLPQSIQQAMRYLRNHCLDQVGLFRKSGVKSRIQALRQMNESAIDCVNYEGQSAYDVADMLKQYFRDLPEPLMTNKLSETFLQIYQYVPKDQRLQAIKAAIMLLPDENREVLQTLLYFLSDVTAAVKENQMTPTNLAVCLAPSLFHLNTLKRENSSPRVMQRKQSLGKPDQKDLNENLAATQGLAHMIAECKKLFQVPEEMSRCRNSYTEQELKPLTLEALGRLCNDESADYQHFLQDCVDSLFKEVKDKFKGWVSYSTSEQAELSYKKVSEGPPLRLWRATIEVPAVPEDILKRLLKEQHLWDVDMLDSKVIEILDSQTEIYQYVQNSMAPHPARDYVVLRTWRTNLPKGACALLLTSVDHDRAPVVGVRVNVLLSRYLIEPCGSGKSKLTYMCRADLRGHMPEWYTKSFGHLCAAEVVKIRDSFCNQNTETKDTKSR comes from the exons AAATTGAAGCCAAAGAAGCTTGCGATTGGCTCCGGGCAACAGGTTTTCCCCAGTACGCACAGCTTTATGAAG aTCTCCTGTTCCCCATTGATATTTCCTTGGTCAAGAGGGAGCATGATTTTTTGGACAGAGATGCCATTGAGGCTTTATGCAG GCGTCTAAACACTTTAAATAAATGTGCGATGATGAAGCTGGAAATTAGTCCTCATCGGAAGAGA AGTGAGGATTCGGACGAGGATGAGCCTTGTGCAATAAGCGGCAAATGGACTTTCCAGAGGGACAGCAAGCGGTGGTCCCGGCTTGAAGAGTTTGATGTCTTTTTTCCAAAGCAGGACCCAGTCCCTGGGTCCCCCGACGATCCCCACCTGAAGAATGCCACGAGCCACGAAAGCATGCTGACAGACCTCAGCGAGCGCCAGGAGGTGGCTTCTGTCCGCAGCCTCAGCAGCACCAGCAGCCTCCCCACCCATGCTCCCCACAGCGGGGATGCTGTGACACCCCGGACTAACTCTGTCATTAGTGTCTGCTCCTCTGGCAACTTCGTAGGCAATGATGACTCTTTCTGCAGCCTGCCCTCTCCCAAGGAACTGTCCAGCTTCAGCTTTAGCATGAAAGGCCACGAGAAGAACACCAAGTCCAAGACGCACAGTCTGCTGAAACGCATGGAGAGCTTAAAGCTGAAGGGCTCCCACCACAGCAAGCACAAGGCGCCGTCCAAGCTGGGGCTGATCATCAGTGGGCCCATTCTGCAGGAGGGAATGGACGAGGAGAAGCTGAAACAGCTGAACTGCGTGGAGATCTCCGCCCTCAACGGCAACCACATCAACGTCCCCATGGTACGAAAGAGGAGCGTTTCCAACTCCACGCAGACCAGTAGTAGCAGCAGCCAGTCTGAGACCAGCAGCGCCGTCAGCACACCCAGTCCTGTCACCAGGACCCGGAGCCTCAGTGCCTGCAACAAGCGGGTGGGCATGTACCTAGAGGGCTTTGATCCGTTCAATCAGTCGACATTCAACAACGTTATGGAACAGAACTTTAAAAACCGCGAGAGCTACCCAGAGGACACAGTGTTCTACATCCCAGAAGATCACAAGCCTGGCACTTTCCCCAAGGCCCTTTCCAATGGCAGTTTCTCTCCCTCAGGGAATAACAGCTCTGTGAACTGGAGGACTGGAAGCTTCCATGGCCCCGGCCATATCAGCCTGAGGAGGGAAAGCAGCAGCGACAGCCCCAAGGAACTTAAGAGACGCAATTCCTCCAGCTCCATGAGCAGCCGCCTGAGTATCTACGACAATGTGCCAGGCTCCATCCTCTATTCCAGTTCAGGGGACCTAGCCGATCTGGAGAACGAGGACATCTTCCCCGAGCTGGACGACATCCTCTACCACGTGAAGGGGATGCAGAGGATAGTCAACCAGTGGTCGGAGAAGTTTTCAGATGAAGGAGACTCTGACTCAGCCCTGGACTCTGTGTCTCCATGCCCATCCTCTCCCAAACAGATCCACCTGGATGTGGACCACGACCGAGGCACACCCAGCGACCTAGACAGCACAGGCAACTCCCTAAATGAACCTGAGGAGCCCGCTGACATCCCGGAAAGGAGAGATTCTGGAGTTGGGGCCTCCCTGACAAGATCCAATAG GCACAGACTGAGATGGCACAGCTTCCAGAGCTCTCATCGGCCGAGCTTGAACTCTGTATCACTGCAGATTAACTGCCAGTCTGTGGCCCAGATGAACCTGCTGCAGAAATACTCACTGCTGAAGCTGACCGCCCTGCTGGAGAAATACACACCTTCTAATAAGCATGGATTTAGCTG GGCTGTGCCCAAGTTCATGAAGAGGATCAAGGTTCCAGACTACAAGGACCGGAATGTGTTCGGGGTCCCTCTGACCATCAATGTGCagcgcacaggacagcccctgccCCAGAGCATTCAGCAGGCCATGCGCTACCTCCGCAACCATTGCTTGGATCAG GTTGGGCTCTTCAGAAAATCGGGGGTCAAATCCCGGATTCAGGCTCTGCGCCAAATGAATGAAAGCGCCATAGATTGTGTCAACTATGAGGGACAGTCTGCGTATGATGTGGCAGACATGCTGAAGCAGTATTTTCGAGATCTTCCTGAGCCACTAATGACGAACAAACTCTCAGAAACCTTTCTCCAGATCTACCAAT ATGTGCCCAAGGACCAGCGCCTCCAAGCGATCAAGGCTGCCATTATGCTCCTGCCCGATGAGAACCGTGAGGTCCTACAGACACTCCTTTATTTCTTGAGCGATGTCACCGCAGCAGTGAAAGAAAACCAGATGACTCCCACCAACCTGGCCGTGTGCTTGGCGCCTTCCCTCTTCCACCTCAACACCCTCAAGAGAGAGAATTCTTCTCCAAG GGtaatgcaaagaaaacaaagtttgggTAAACCAGATCAGAAAGATTTGAATGAAAACCTCGCTGCCACTCAAGGGCTGGCCCACATGATTGCTGAGTGCAAGAAGCTTTTCCAG GTTCCTGAGGAAATGAGCCGATGTCGGAATTCCTACACTGAACAAGAGCTGAAGCCCCTCACTCTGGAAGCATTGGGGCGCCTTTGTAACGATGAGTCAGCTGACTACCAACACTTCCTCCAGGACTGTGTGGACAGCCTGTTTAAAGAGGTCAAAGACAAGTTTAAAGGCTGGGTCAGCTACTCTACGTCTGAGCAGGCTGAGCTGTCCTATAAGAAG GTGAGTGAAGGACCCCCTCTGAGGCTTTGGAGGGCCACCATTGAAGTCCCTGCCGTGCCTGAGGACATCTTAAAGCGCCTCCTTAAAGAGCAGCACCTTTGGGATGTGGACATGTTGGATTCAAAAGTGATTGAAATCCTGGACAGCCAAACTGAAATCTACCAGTATGTCCAAAACAGCATGGCCCCCCATCCCGCTCGGGACTACGTGGTTTTGAG GACATGGAGGACCAATTTACCCAAGGGAGCGTGTGCCCTTTTACTCACGTCTGTGGATCATGACCGGGCGCCTGTGGTGGGAGTGAGGGTCAATGTGCTCCTGTCCAGGTATCTGATCGAACCCTGCGGGTCCGGGAAATCCAAACTTACCTACATGTGCAGAGCTGACTTAAG GGGCCACATGCCAGAGTGGTATACGAAATCTTTTGGACATTTGTGTGCAGCTGAAGTTGTGAAGATCCGAGACTCTTTCTGTAATCAGAACACTGAAACCAAAGACACCAAATCCAGGTGA